Part of the Lolium rigidum isolate FL_2022 chromosome 6, APGP_CSIRO_Lrig_0.1, whole genome shotgun sequence genome, TTATTGGGGGAAAAGTATTACCTTCTTATGCTAAACACATTTTCCTTGTAGATTTTCCTGGGCTCAGAGGCGCCAAACTGCTTCATTTCTTCCAGGTATTACATAGTTTAATCTTGTTGCAAGTACATATACAGGAGTTTCCTATCGCATGTTGATGTATTAACAAAAATAGGGAGTACATCAATTATTCATCTAATTTATCTTCCATTTTTTTTTAGGATTTTGATAATTACCTGATGCCATGAACATTTGAATTGAAGTGTTAAAACATATAATGCACGCTTCACACATCTGTGTAAAGAATGGCTAGAAATTTTTGAAGTTGAATGGTtggtacttcctccgtcccataatataagatgttttatttatgggatggAGGGGGACATAGCAAGAAGTGTAATGGAACTTGCCAAGACTGTCTCTTTAATTTCCATAGTACGGTTGCAGATATGATAGCTTGGACGCTTAGGGAAATAGGACTCAACTATAAGCGGTGCTAAAAATGGGGCAACACTGTGAACAAGATCCAATGCACTAGTTTCAGTATCACGCCGCGGTTATACACCTatactttttttttctaaaaatattaCGCTTTACATGCGAGGATTAAGCTCCGATTTCAGCATCAGCCTATAAATCCATATTTCGTAGCCTTGGTTAGCTCTAATTTCTGATGTTATTGACCCTTCAGGCGATCACTTGGTGTTCTTCATGCTAAACGCGGCTACAGTCGTCGGTCTTATATGCACCTTCGGACCGCACTTTGCTGGGAACagaaagaagcattgatgcagaCTATGCAGTTACACTGGGTTACGACCTGGGCAAAAGCCAGGACCTATATTGTTCTATCTTGTGATATTCTTACCCCTTAAGCATAGTGTAATTCGCTGCACGTCGTGTGTTGTTATTTATTTTTGTACTGCGCCCTATAGGGTTGTTAGGCTGGTTATAGTGggcagtaacttagactagtaacatatgtcatgttactactctaggttactaccttcatagtgggtagtaacttatatgtggtggcatgcattgtgtcatttattatgttgtagtctcattttgccttggggtgtgtgatgttatggtaacatagtagctagttaccacctcactctctttcttcatttattgacatgtcatgtcaccaaaatgccttgagatgtgtgatgttactagctatgttactcccactatgagcagtcttaaagATATGAGCGCAAGCAAAGCTGCGTCCTCGGAAGACGGGCGATTTCCGTATATGAGAGAAACACGTGGGTGAGGtggcattttttttttgtaattataGCATGTGTGACCAGTGCCCCCCTTAATAAAAATCTCTGATCAGTTTCGAGATTCCAAATGGGCCAGAATCCCCCCGCTTCTCCTCTCCTTGGCGTCTGTCCAATGGGCAGATCTGCATGTAGCTATGGGGGTGAACAACAGGTAACAAAAACTTTGTAAAACAACagcttttcactatatatatgcatCCTGAAATGGATGATTTTTATTGGTGTGGCACCCTGGTGTTGTATGCTCTAGCTCAGCCACTGTCCGTGTCAGTGTCTTCTTCAAATCAGGCCAGACCTAGAACCAACATTCCAAGAGTGTAGTGTTAGCAGAGTGGAGGGGTTCCAAACAGGCTGTTAATTACTACCTCCGACCCAAGGAATAAGgcacacgcgtattccaagacgaactttgaccgtaAAAATTGAGCAGCTAAGACGaactttcaaatataatgatgCTAATTCCATTATGTTTTTTACGGTCCATTAGCATCATTCGTAttcaaaagcactttctaatgatgctaattccaTCCAAACAATATTTATGTATTTGaagtaatttttggtcaaacaaaaagcacgtaaaacgaggacgccttattccttgaattggAGGGAGTACCACTATTATCATACTCCTAACTTTGGCTACtcaaaatatttaaatttgacaAACAGCAGTTAGAGAGATTGATCCATTACCCCTTGAGTTAATCACCACCTTCAATCCATACTGCATGGAGTCCATGTTCTCCAGGTGAAACAAGTTGTTTTCAATAGAAGGTAGCTAGAGCGGCAGAGCACATTTATCTATAGGAGATTAAACTACTGTACCACATATCCACATGTCATAGTGACACATGGTCATTAACATGCCAATCGCGATAGCCTCAGAAGGACAACAAGATCCCACCGCTGACTTCAGGAACCATGATGGCAATAATATAAGACAAGGATGATAAATGCTGCGAGATTAACAATTAACTGGCACACAGAATGCAGAAGATAGTAAAAGCCCACCAAGCAAATTGTTAGAACCCAGATTTGCCTGGCACCAACCTAGCTTGTGGCAAGCATTGGATTAACATGAATGATAGACCGGTGAGTCTGTATACATGGTTGGAACAACGCTAGTATAGCAGACTAAAAGACAACCGTGTCGAGCATGGTCCCTAGGGTCTGAACTATGTTTGACGACATCAAATTTGAGACATGTTCTTCTAAATGCTTCTTTGCATCTTGACGTCCCACATTAGCTATCGCTAATTTCTCAGGGGACAGTTCATCCTCCTCCTGCACTGCCTTATTGTACTTGATGGCTAGGGTCAGCATTTCCTGCATGTAAGAACACAAATAAAAACTAAGAAACAGCATCGACTTCCACTTAGCATTATCAGCAAAAGGGATCTTAGAGTGAAAGTAGAAAGTTGAAATCTACGCACCTGAACAGTCTGCTCATTGGTTTCTGAATGTGTGTCAAATTTCTTTAAGATCAATCCATCGGTCCATTTCTTTTTGTGAAGGTTCAGCAGCATTTTTTCCTCGAGCTCATTTTTGCGGTAATTTATTGCAATAGAGTAGTAGTGTCTGTTCAGACCATGAATAAGAGCCTGGCAATAAAAATACAGTATAATCATTAATATGAATAAACTATGCAAAAGTTTGTGATCTATCGTACTAGTTAGTATTTTACCTGAATAGATGGCTTATTCAGGTGCCCAACATTGGATGTTGTCTGTCGTGGCTCCTGCCCAAGCATCATGGTCTGAGGATTAATGAGACGAAATGCATCGATGACCACCTTCCCCTTGACACTCTGGATGGGATCTATCACAACAGCAACCGCCCTGGGGTTTAAGGCTTCAAAACTCTGCAGGTTCAGTTTTCATGATGATAAGACATACAAACTTTACTAAATGTCTGTTTGTCACAGAAAAAACAGACTCGTTTACAGGCCTATAGAAGATTGGTGGGGTATGCATGCACCTGTTGAGTATTGATATCAACACCTGATAGCCAGCAACCAAAACCAGGATGGGAGTGATACCACCCTACCACCATTTCTGGTCTGTAATAGTAAATCCAAGTGTTAGCTGATATgtttgccaaagaaaaacactgaaaGGTTATAGCTATGGCCAACATTTTATTCAAAATACATCCATAACTTCAGTATACTAGATATAAGGATTTTTTAGGAAACTTCTTTCAAAGCATGCCTTTTTTTTCTAATTCACATTCAGCTCCTCAAGAGCCAATCATTACACTCGAATACTCCCTTCCCTCTGTACCAAATTATAAGACGCCCTGGCATGCTGAAATGGCCTTTACTGCCGATCTTATAATTCGGCAGAGGTAGTAGTAAATAAGTGCCTGATAATCTAAAGCTGGTCCTGATGATTTCAAATTATTATCCATGAAATTAGAACATAATGGGTGCACAGGATGTTCGCTGCACAGCAAGGAGTATATCTGTTACATTTACTTCAATCTTTTTGTTCATAAAGATTACATGTCAAACTCACAGACCTACAGTACAATTTATCTGAATTCTAAACAAAAAGAACATATATCAAGAAATATTAAGTCTCATGCAAGTCAACATGAGGACGTATCATCCTGACAAATTCAACTGATTGCAAACTCAATTAATTGACGAATAACAGTAGTTAATTCCAAACAGTAGCAAATGAATTAAGCCACGTATTAAAATAAGGTACTATCTGAGTTCTGTAATATCCATGATTTATCCATTTGCTAGGCTCATTGTCATGGCCATCAAACTATCtgtggccaccaccaccatcgatgCAATGATGCATAACCAAGAGTGTAGCTTCCTTAAAGACAGAGCCTGTTATGAACCCTCCAACTCCAGGAAAATTCTTTATAAAATCCCAACTTACCGTTAGATACTAAGATAAGACATTGCAAACATATCCTTCTATAGGCGAAATTACAAAGTGATTTAAGCATATGTTAACAGATTGGTTCACTCGGTATTCGCTTCAAGCTTTCACTCATGTGTACTTTATGCTAGGAACTACATAAATACCCAGTGCTGGTAATCATGGCAGGGCAGTGAGAAGTGTAACAACCACCACCAAAATTGCTTCCATGAATGCACAACATCAATCGTGCTAAAACGTAGAAACAGTCAAATGACCGATCCTCCATTGCATCACTACCTATGAAACCTTAAATCTTCCAgctcaacatcaaagccttttttggcaagcaagttggggtaggctcgatatgaaacccaacagaaacATAAGGAAAAGGTTGCGCTCTGGGTTCGAACCCGGGTTGCCTGGATGGATCAGCGCAGCGGCGTGCTCGCCACTGGGCTCCTGGGTCGGATCGTAGAAAATTTGTGATATACTGTGCTTCTAGCAACTACATCATTCTAAATGAGTATCCATATATGATGTTGTTGAAAGCATTGAATAAACGGAGGTGTGAAGTCAAGCGTATGATAAGGAAGTAAAGTTCTGAGAGTTACTATAATCTTattggaactatatgaactaagaTGTAATTAAGAACACACAATATAGTAGACCCAAAATGTCTTACTCCACCACCAGAAGCAACACGGAAGAACAAGTTAATATATTTCACATCAAGTGTTCCGATAGTCCCTAGCGAAGTAAGAGCTAGCACTAGTAGCAAATCAACCACACAAACATGAACCTGAAGTATGGGCACAGGTGCATAATTCAATTGGTATAGGAAGTCGACTGAGGTTAATCCTTTTCAGCTTTATCAACCATGTATGAGCAAATTATGGGCACGAAATCTGAAGCGatagaaggaaaaaaagaaacgCGAGGACTAACGGATCTACGATCAGGATCGGCGGGGCATACCTGCCGGTCTGCTTGAGCATGTCGAGCATGTTAGTCTGGAAGACGTGGTCGACGGCCTCGACGCTGACCCCAGTCCCGCTCTGCGGCATGGCGAAGACGTCGACCACCCGTACCGTGTAGTCGTCGACGAACTCGCCGAGCATGAGGCCCATGACCTCCATCGGCACGCCGGCCCTCCCTGCAGCCGCCCCGGAGTGAACCCTAGGTCCGGGCAGAAGGAGGAAAAAAAGAGAGATCGGGGCGGAGAAGAGGCTAGGGTTGGGGACAGACCGTGCTTGAGCATCTTGAggagcgcgagggaggagatgtAGACCTGCTCGGAGGAGTCGAGGAGCGGCGAGTCCGACGGCGGCTGCCCCATCGCGCCGGCGCCGAAGATCCGCTGCAGCCGCTCCATGGATTCTAGCTCGCTCGCTCCTTCGATTTGGTCGGCTTGGCttctctgctgctgctgctgcttgcctGTTCTTCGGCTTGGATTTCTTTCTTCGACTGCACGAAGCTCTGCTCAAGTCGAATTCGGAGTTTATCTGGGCCGGCGGGCTTATGTGGGCCGCACTCCGAATTAACTCTTTCAAACgccctcaaaaaagaaaaaaaaacctctGCCAAAGTTGTGCCCGAATGATGAATTCGTTTTTTATTTTATATATTAATTTGTTCTTCTTATAATATATGCATTTCTTGTTCTTTAATGAAACATATGGACTTCTTCCACTTAGCAGTTGCACGAAATCTTCATCGGTAATAGGCGATCTTGGAATTTCATCGATCCATGCCCGCTGCTAAAAAGGGGTCTGGAAAGGAAGAGAACATTAAAAATTGTTAATTTTTTTACGCGAGTTCTCAGAAAAGGACTCTTTTTTCacgaaaaagcaaaaaaaatttATGTTTCGAAAAAAAGAAAGTTTTACAACATTGTACAAGCTCGTGATGAGCCAACACCCGCACCCAACAACTCAACCCACTAAGACGTCTAGACCTACGAAGCACCGGGGATCAAGGCTTGCAAGCCTATCCCGTCGGAAGTGGCCCAAGAACGAGCTTCAGATCGAATTGTGTCGAGGAGACTGAATGCGCTATGAGGCGCGTTGTCAAAGACCACACCGTTGCGATGTTTTCCAGATCCACGTGTAGTTAGCATAAGGAGCGGTGAAATGCCTTTAGGCAGCGCCCGAGTGGGGTAGACTTGGAAGCCTTCATCCACCATTCCACGAAGTCATCCTCAGCAACCAGCAACACAACCATAGATGATAGATCGATCCAAGACAAGACCTTATACCAGATCGACCTTGAGAAGGGGCATCCAGTGAGAAGGTGTCGCATTGTCTCCTCCGACTGGTCATGTAGGGGGCAGAGTGGGGGTGTGGAAGCTTCTGTCTCGCTAGCGGGCCATCATCGGTCCAAGCATGCAAGCCATGTGAAGAACTTGACTCGAGGTGGTGCTCGGGTGCGCGGCAGTTAAGCTTTCATGATTTC contains:
- the LOC124667150 gene encoding 26S proteasome non-ATPase regulatory subunit 14 homolog, whose amino-acid sequence is MERLQRIFGAGAMGQPPSDSPLLDSSEQVYISSLALLKMLKHGRAGVPMEVMGLMLGEFVDDYTVRVVDVFAMPQSGTGVSVEAVDHVFQTNMLDMLKQTGRPEMVVGWYHSHPGFGCWLSGVDINTQQSFEALNPRAVAVVIDPIQSVKGKVVIDAFRLINPQTMMLGQEPRQTTSNVGHLNKPSIQALIHGLNRHYYSIAINYRKNELEEKMLLNLHKKKWTDGLILKKFDTHSETNEQTVQEMLTLAIKYNKAVQEEDELSPEKLAIANVGRQDAKKHLEEHVSNLMSSNIVQTLGTMLDTVVF